TTTCTCACTAAAGTGATTGGTTACAAATAACTATGACCTTGCATTGCATACCGATgctatttttatatatttttctataaataaATGTAGGATATGGCGAATATATTGCACGACGAGGTGCATAGAGTACGTGAATACGATCACGTAAATTAGTCGTTTCCAACGGGATGACGTACGTGCATCTCGCCGTGTCTAATGTCAAAACTGGAGCAAATACCTGAAGACCTGGATTTATATATTTAGACGTTTGTCATATACTGCTGTCACATGCAGACGTCCAGACTGTCAAAACGCGAGTCCATAAATATTTATAGCTTACGTCGTTGAAAGAGGCTCTACGTTCACGCTCACCATTTGATTTAGAATATTTTACTTTGATATTTTTCACAATTACTTTCAGTTGAAATAATTTTAAGCAGTTACATCTCATCTAACAACAACTTATTTCGAAATGATAGGAGTTTCagttttccaaaatttttcaaaattcatttcatcaTTTCGAACCTGTCGTTATTTTTTACTCAACAtcttttgatgttttgttCTGTGGGATTTGGGCTTCGTGAATTTCACATCAGTATACGTGGAGAGAGAAAACTGATTGCGAAAGAGTCACACGGAAAGAATGTTCGCCATTATTCGACATTAGTAATTCCTTTTGCATAGTCCGTCAAGTTTGTATACGTCAATGATCTGATTCAATGCCGAGGTCGAATCAAATGTCTTCTCTATTACGTGACAAAGATATTCTGATAGATACTACTACTagatttttctactttttttctgtttcaccaCCTGTCGTCGTGTGTAGGCAGGAAAATGCAATCAACAAGAAACAACCATCGTCATCGATACAGCCACAACGACTACAAATCGTCCGTGCATGTTAAGTAACGGAAATTGCATTTTTATGTCAAAATGCGTCAAAATCTCCTAATTATATGATTAATTGTTTCAGGATCGAATTCAGAACTTAAACTTATCATTTTTACGCCTTTAGTGCACCTAGCAGACGAcaaatcatttctttcattttgagGTAAGACTCGAATAAAAAGTTTATTTtcaggaataaaagaaaaatgatacaCTTACATTTAATCATCGCTATAGTAATCTACAGCCAGGTCGCCATGTTGCTCATTGATGACTGCATGAAGTGTGGCAATTTCATGATAGTTGACTAGTTGACATCGATACACTTTGAGGTTGGACAAACGTTCGGAACGTTCTACCACGGACCAAAGACTTTTCATCGAAATATAGGAGCAAGATTCCAGTTCAAGAGTCTCAAGATTGTGCCCGACTAATTTCTCGATAAAAATATCGTCATCCAGCGTCTGACAGGCTCGTATTTTAATCTGTTTCATGTTTGTAGATGAAATGAGGGCGCTCAGACACAACCCTGGGACGTCGCGAACTGAATCATCCACGTCAACACGTTCACGATCGCGTATAATCACATGAAACTTGGACAGATATTGGATGGTCCTCGTTGACGTCTCTGTATGGTCATAGCTGTGATTCGATTCGAGGGATAAGGATGCGAGTTGACGGCAGTAATGAGCAATTCGTTGCAGATTGACGTTATGAATCCGGCCAAGCGATAAGTGTTCCAACGTCGGACCATGTTTGAGCAAAATCAAATCGAAACCTTCACGGAAATCCAATTTGGATTCGGTAATATTGTTACTGGCCAATAGGACGTGCAGTTCACGGAGACAAACCAAATGTTCTAGTGATTGCAATTCCTTAGCCAATAAATGAGACGGGCCGTCAATGATAACCTGGATACACAAGGAATAGAAAaggtaatttctttttaaataaagtaaaTGATAAAAATTACCTGGACGGCGTGGCGACAGAGCTGGACAGCTCCTGGAAGACAGGAAAGTCGATACGAATAATCACTAATGAGTTGATGAAGAGAAAAGCTTGGCGGGGTAGTCAATGACCTGTTGCCTGAAAGATCTCGATAAATTTGCCCTAAAACGTTAATTGTATTACGCCATTTAAGGCTTCGAAGCCCTGGGCAACCCTGTAAAACAGAACGAATGCCCCGCTCGTCCACCTGTGTTTGCATCAAGTCCAGGTGTTGCAATTTCAACCCAACTTCGGCCTCCTCATTCAGACAGGAGATGCTCCAATTGGTTACACGTTCGCAAAGGGAAAGATCCAATTCCCTGCAAGATCGATAATTAAGTAACAATATCTACTAGGATAATCAACGTTTTACAAACACCTTAGATTGCGACAATGTCTAAGGATCGTGAGAACTTGCTGATCACTGCAGTTGGTCGAACGAAGACTAATGATTTGAAGTGAGGTGAGTGATTGAATGATGTGAGACCAAAAAACATCCGGAATGCGTAGGACGTTAGAAAAATTGATCCGGATCAGGTTCTTTAAAAATGAGCGTTCAAAAAGACGATTAGCCATTCACTGATGAATTCAGAGTCGCTTACCGGTTTTCTAACATAAATAATATCTAGCACAGAATCAATGTACGAATCCCATTCGTCGTGCTGATAAGGATTCGAAAGGTCAATGTTATTTACATGATCCGTAACAACCAATTGGAAATGCTGGGCAGTTAAATCTGGCCTAGTTTTTAATCGATTGAAAATCCGGCTGACCAAATCACTAgcttaataaaataaaaatacagaatcataaaaaaagaagcaatttCTATAAAGagtagtaaaacaaaacaatgtttACTGAGGCAAACAAATTGCTGTCGATGATGACGAGAGAACCAATCAATGGAAGAGCAAATCTCTTTCAAACACGTTAACACAAGTGTGGACGGTGAACGGCGCTTCGGCATGACTACACGCGATTGGGCCaggtgataaattaaagtaaCATTTTTCACTATCTTTCTACGGGAGCTGTCACTACACCAATAAGACACCTCTGACGACTAGACGCACTACACACTGAATGAAATAAACTTGTGACCGTAACAATGGACATTTTCACATCCCTcccccgcctttttttttgacgtcgCTCATTGGACGACCATCAAAGGGGAGTCCCCGCTTTTCCTTAACTTTTAATCTGACCCTCATCTTTCCAAGAAAAACTACCCCCTCTAACGGGTACGTGTAAACATGGGGGAGGGGGGCATAGGCTTTAttaggaaggaaaaaaaaaggtgaactGGTACGTCGGTGGTGTATGTGTATTTTGGGCagtgaaaaaatacaaagaacaaaatatCATAACCTGTTTtgcaaaatgtttctttttttttaaccaccAAACACtgacaaaattcatttttcaaaaagaacaaaaaaaaaggtgggtggCTCCATTGTGTAACGGAGCACGTGCATATTGCGGTTCAAACGATAAAAAGcggaaaaaagtttttcattcCAATTATGTAACCCCTTCCCCTCCATAAAAATGAGATTCCGGAGATAAATAAAGATCGTgtcaaggatttttttttctttttttttcgtacttAAAGCTGCTGCATGTGATCTCACAAAAAAAgtcacattttttcaaaacgattGACATCCAAACGAAAATTGAAGAATTTGGAGGGGAGACTCATTTTTAGCATCAATGCTGAGCAATGGGGATCATTTTTTCACCGGCAGCGATGGCTGGTAGAGGTGCTTCAATGGTCAGCACACCATCCTAGAATATAATTTGAGATATTAAAATCAATGCAAAGAGTCAAATTGGAAAATGGTGTTTTACCTTGGATAAGGATGAACGGATCAATTCCGGATTGGTTCCTTTGGGCAGGAGGAACTCGCGATTGTATTCTCTGTAAACGGATTTGGTCTCGGATTTCTCTTCGTGTTTGGCGTGGACAAGCAATTTGTTGTCGACTGTTTTGACGACGATCTCTTCGGGCGTGTACTGGGCAACATCGAAACgcaatttcaatttcttctctTCGCCATCTTCCTGGATCAGTGGAGAGTGAAGACCAGTCAACCAATCACCGGCGGGAGCGGCCAAAGCGCTGGaacattcaaaatttattttttttaattcaattttttttttaaataaaaaagagaaactatACACAAAGAAAAGTctcgataaaaaaaagccccATCTGATTAGTCGCCATTTTACCTGTGCATGTGAGAGGAAGAggtagaagaaagagaagacaTTTGTTCCTTGACATCACCGATCCATTTGCGAGCCTCCGACATGTGCACACCCGGCATCATAGAGCTTTTTATTATACGCGTAAGAAGGTTAAATAAGAAGCCATTGGTAAAGATGCACCGCGCGCGCGTGTATAAAGTTATGTTGTAGAGGTGGGGTTACCAgccaagagaaagaagaaatgaatagTTAATGAGTGTTATTCCATTGCCAACGGCATCAGTGAATATCTAAGCGATGcctaatattattatttttttttttgaagatccCGGAAGACAACGGGATGATGGATGATGAAGGGgttgggtaaaaaaaaatgaataggtGGTTTACCTGTTAGTGGTGGAAGAGGTCGTGCTGCTAGTGGTGGACGAGCGTGAAAACAGGGACGACTGCTCGCGATTGAGCAATTCCGAGCGGAAGCGAGTCATTTCGTCTTCCATTTTGCGCATTTCAGAATCGAAACGCTCACGGATCGAGTTGAATTCAGAGTCCAAAACGCTGAAATCTCCGAGTTTGATGGGGATAATGTTCTTGCCGGCCATTTTGAATTACACCTGTACAAACGAATGAATATGTGCAATGACGTCAGGTAATTATTGGGCGGTGGCGGTCGACTGTCTctcaaaaaaaagagaaatacgAAAAGATGAGAGAATTAATCCGACCCGACAACGGGCCAGCCCAGCAGGTAAGAAAATACCCGCTGAgtttgtgaaagaaaaacaacacccaAATGTCTTTCTCCGCCAAGGTTACGTGACCATAAAAGGCGTTGAAAAGAGACACGGCCGGGCAAACACATTCGGGGTGGTAGGCCAAACCCTCTCCCTACTCAAATATCCACGACTTGTTTCGTTCTGTTTGTTTAGCTGCTAAACGAATAAGCCCACAACGTCAactctcatcttttttttttttttaaaccccaTCGGCATAAAATGAGTTGCCATAGCAACTGTTTACTATAAGTCTATTTCAGCTACGATAAAAACAAACGCCAAATCgtgattgaaaaattttgatgttTTACCTGAATAGTTGGAGAACAAACACACACGTGTGAAATCAAATGAAGAATGAACGAATCGCAAGAGGATTTGATACTgaaagtgagagagagagcggGAGCACTGACTTCGTGTGTCGAGAGCAGCGAGCAACTGAAGCACTTTGTTGTTTGGAACTGTCTGGTTTGTGGGACCCGGgagttcttcctttttatacatagaaaaaaaatgcgctgGGGGAGCCTCGGTCTCGGAAATAGCCGGGCCACGCAGCGGGAGAGAGTGGGGTGGGCTTTCCAACACAAAACTGAGTGAATTGGGTAAGTCCTGTAGTAAGTGTGTGTAGCCCGTCTTTGGCGCTGGACCAAAATGAGAGACGCCCTTTTCGCCTTCCAGCaaatcttctttctttttctcgcacCGTCTAGTAGGTTCGATATAAACGGGATTCCAGCACCGCGACGTTTAAACCGGACTTGCCGAATGAAAACAACGACGTTTTACAGTGAAATGTGCGAAACGCTAAAACGATGAATCATTGGCTCATCGAAAAGTCCAGATTTATCAAAATGACTCAATCGAGAAAAAGGATATCTTTAAAAACTGAAACAGCTGTTTAGGGTCAGACTCTTTAATTATAATTAGAGAAAGAGGGCTGCTCTTTAACTTGTCACAAAAATAAACTCCAGACACAATAACGAACATACCAGACAACGCCCCGACTAGTCGAAACGCACGCACGCATCAATTGATTTGCCTTTGCTTTAtcataaacagaaaaaaaacatgtaatttttaaaattcaaaaggcGTTGGTGtttctaaagaaaatattctGATCGGCCACCGGTTGATGGATGCCAACGTCTAGTCGTGAGAGTCTACACCTAAAAAAGGTGTTGTTCTTGTCATTTCGTATGTAAATTTTCATGAATTCATAAGATGTGACGTCACGTGAGGAGGTGTGATGTCACTGTACCAAGAATAGGTGCACGACGTCAGCGTTCTTAGCCAACCGACCAATAGGTGAGCTGATCAATACCCCAAGGGAGGTAAACATACAGTGAGTATAACCCAAAACTCTcgcttgtaaaaaaaaaaagcctaacGGAAAAGGGAGGAGTCGTGAAACTGAACGCAATGTTGGATGGGAACCGGTCAGCCCGTGTCCGTTTGTTTCTGGACCAAGAGTCACAGACAAACGCTTGACACTCCCCAGAGGCTTTGTTTTgcaacagaaaaatgaaattcaactTGACACGCACGAATCAGCCTCACCTTAAATGGATGCTTGCTTCGCCAACTGTAAAGATTCAACAACGATTGAATTATTTGACGAGCACAAAACAGACAACCAAGGACTAAAACGCTTTTGTTTACGCTGTAGTTGTCATTCGTCTGCTATGCAAGCAATGTTGCCAATTTTTCAGGAATTTGgttaggttttttttctttgtgattattttctttttattcatgcGTGATCGATCGGCCGTTCTTGGAAGACAGCCAGAAAATTATGCCGTGTTTGTagacaataaaaaaggaactgGCGAATGGTCCTTTCATGACtgtcactctttttttttgcattggagttattgttgttgatgatCAACTGCAGAAATTGCTCTTGTGTTCGTGTGTAAAATTGCGTTTTAATGACGATGAGTCCCGCAACATAACCAAATTTCCTTACAGAGGATATAGAGAATTATACATGGCTGTAACACGGCCATCATCATCGACAGTGGGTGTGCGATGATGTCAGTTGTTCTCGATTGTCGGCGAAACACCCAAACCACACGCAATAAgtttattcgtttttcttctttcatcacCATCTTcagttatcttttttttgccatttcatGCAAGAtaactgatttgtttttcacatcAAATTTGAAACAATATTTAAGTGGGTAAAGAGACAGAGAAAAGGAGAAGGGATCAAGAAACGGAGCAATAAATGgggagggaaaacaaaatttatcgtttcttaattttttttaaagagaaaacttAAGCGCTTTATTCACGTTTTCAGATTCtactaatgttttttttctttctttttcaagattCAAAACTCCAACTTGCAAATATTCCAAAATGATACGTAGATGTTTTGTATGTTTCTATGCTTATCGCAACCAATTACCTTataagcgcaaaaaaaaaggatgaaactGAGGATTTACttttacaaagaaaagcaaaaacaacattgtCAAGAACAAACGaggaagtagaaaaaaaatggagaaatgcacagaaaaaagagagagagaaatataaagaaaaaaggggggggggataaaacTTTGGTGGTTTTCTTTCCCTCAACAGGCCCTTTATTCCGCTTCCTTGCCCGGCATTGATTTAGAAATTTTTCAGATCAAGGGAGCAAAATGAACTTTTTCTCCCttatagtcttttttttttttttgcgacacGCCCAAGACAAGCTTGTATAAGTACGAGAGAGATTGATAGAacgtgggaaaaaagaaatgggaggCGGGAGTTATAACGTCGGGTGTATGTGTATGAGGGAAATATGGGAGGATTAGAGGTGGTGCCATTCGGTCACGACGAGGGCCTGCGAATTCTCCATGTACTTTGCCGCTTCGTTGTAGAGACCGTGGGAGCGCCAAAGGAGCTCCAACTTCCGGCGAGAGGCATCACAGATGTGGAGCGGATCACCACGACGTAGGCCCTGGTCCGTCTCGCCGTAAGCATCGACGTAAGGCGGAGGTAGAAAGCAACCTAATCAAAAGAATCTTGGCAATGCatcattcatatttttttttaaagcaaattaCCTTTGCTTTTGCCGGCCATCAGGAGCAATTTACATTCACGGACTCGTAGAAAGAGACATGCTCCCAATCCGCAGACCTGAGCGTGAGCCGTACAAGCCCCTACTTGCTGCTGGTCCAGTTCCGTCTGGCAACAAtagctctaaaaaaaaaaaaaaaaaaacagaaataaataaaaacaaatcaattagGAATAATGTTCGGTTGCATTACCTGAGAGCAAAGCATTTTGCCAGTAACGAGGCACATGGCCGGCGTGCGCGCCTCGTCCCCTTCGCTATTGGGGCACGTGAATAGAGAAGCTGCGTTAATGAGTTCACTATAGTCGGACGGAAGTGTAATGAGTCCGGAAGACATAACGGGAAAGGTCCACGGTGGTCTTGGTTTGGCTAATGTCGTCTCCGCCAACACGACGTCACTGGTGCTGGCCAATGGTGGAACAACGTTCCAGAGAGACAACAACGCTTTGCTCCAGCTTTCGGATACCAGCTGGCTTAAAGATTCCACGCCTAAATAGCGTAACCACAGGACGGCTTCGGCGTAGTTATCGTAAGCATCATCCAGTTTTGGGTACGGGATGTTGGTGATGAAATGGAACAGGATGGCCGACGACCGCAAAAAGGGCAGGCACTGTTCCGTCACCCACTGTTCTGTGGGATTTGCATGGCTGGCAATATCAGGGCGGCCTAGTACTTGCAGGTAAGTCTGCCAACTTTCACTGGTGGTAAAGGTACTGGCACTGCATGACGGCTGATCCATATCCATATGTTCGGATGCAGGCGCCATGGTAGCCGCAATTTGCGTCACATGACAGAACAAACACAAACGGAAAACGTGCCAAGCCTAAATGAGACGGACGATTAGAGCTGGTCATTGTAATCAACGCGGATTTAATTACCAGAATTGGGTTGAATTGGGGTACTCCTCGGACGTCGCTGTCAAAGGATGGCTCACTAAGTGAAGGCAAGGTACAAAAGAGGCCGAGCAAAAGACCGAATGCGTCAATTTCTAAGACGGAAATTGTACTACTGGGGAGCAGAACCATACGCAGTAAGTGAAGTGCATAGTTCTTCATCACCTATTAAATaacgaaaattttatttagctACTAAACAATAATCGATTTATTGATGAATTACTTCTTGTGAGGTGACGATGGACTCCATGGAAATAACCAACCGCAGGAGAGCTCTCAAGCCCTCCTCTTGGCGGGCGGCCAGTCCGGTTGACGGACTGTGATTCTGATAAGCAAGCAACGATTCGGTTGATAAGATGGTGAAAGCCGTTGCCTGGGCGATTGCCATCGGGACACGAATATCATCTGCGTTGGGGTTGGCTGCGACGGCCGTCTATATACAAACAGCGgtataatataaaatattaaTCGAGCGGATGAAGAAATCCACAAGCAATTATTTATGATGATTTTAATacgaataaaaaattattcaattaCTTGGTTAAgcatttagaagaaaaaaaagaagaacaaaaagtgGGCCTgtccgggatttgaacccgggacctctcgcacccaaagcgagaatcatacccctAGACCAACAGGCCACGTACTGAATGCGTTTCTAAAGCCATGTAGTTGCACACTCACAGCAGTTGCTTCAACTTGAACAAAATATCAATGAAACAGACCTTTACTTTCCTCACAAAATTAAGCAAAACGCAAATAGTTAAAGTAAGATTATGCTTAAGTTAAAGGTAACAATTGAAAACTAATGGAAAACTCTATAGTGATATAAGCAGAATATTTTAGACAACGATGCTTTGCGATTGAGACATGGAATGAACTGCCGCTATTTGAATGAAactggaaaaaacaaaaaaccttaaaaaagTATTTATCAAATCCCTTTAAATAAGGAAGAACTAAATTCTTGTCTGAAATTaaaccaaaaaggaaaaaatattcGACTGGGCCTgaccgggatttgaacccgggacctctcgcacccgaagcgagaatcatacccctAGACCATCAGGCCGTATAAAAACAAGCTTACCGTATATACCGACTGGACGAACAATGAAGCCATCTCTTTTAGTGTTGTTGCTATCTTTGGTCGAGTGCGAGCCATCAGCACGTTCACAAACAGCTTGGATTTCATGGACCCCAACTTAGTTTCCAACTCAGCGGGTCCGCACGTTTCGTAGATGCTGGTGTTA
The nucleotide sequence above comes from Daphnia carinata strain CSIRO-1 chromosome 3, CSIRO_AGI_Dcar_HiC_V3, whole genome shotgun sequence. Encoded proteins:
- the LOC130693136 gene encoding F-box/LRR-repeat protein 20-like isoform X1 produces the protein MPKRRSPSTLVLTCLKEICSSIDWFSRHHRQQFVCLTSDLVSRIFNRLKTRPDLTAQHFQLVVTDHVNNIDLSNPYQHDEWDSYIDSVLDIIYVRKPNLIRINFSNVLRIPDVFWSHIIQSLTSLQIISLRSTNCSDQQVLTILRHCRNLRELDLSLCERVTNWSISCLNEEAEVGLKLQHLDLMQTQVDERGIRSVLQGCPGLRSLKWRNTINVLGQIYRDLSGNRSLTTPPSFSLHQLISDYSYRLSCLPGAVQLCRHAVQVIIDGPSHLLAKELQSLEHLVCLRELHVLLASNNITESKLDFREGFDLILLKHGPTLEHLSLGRIHNVNLQRIAHYCRQLASLSLESNHSYDHTETSTRTIQYLSKFHVIIRDRERVDVDDSVRDVPGLCLSALISSTNMKQIKIRACQTLDDDIFIEKLVGHNLETLELESCSYISMKSLWSVVERSERLSNLKVYRCQLVNYHEIATLHAVINEQHGDLAVDYYSDD
- the LOC130693136 gene encoding F-box/LRR-repeat protein 20-like isoform X2 encodes the protein MPKRRSPSTLVLTCLKEICSSIDWFSRHHRQQFVCLTSDLVSRIFNRLKTRPDLTAQHFQLVVTDHVNNIDLSNPYQHDEWDSYIDSVLDIIYVRKPNLIRINFSNVLRIPDVFWSHIIQSLTSLQIISLRSTNCSDQQVLTILRHCRNLRELDLSLCERVTNWSISCLNEEAEVGLKLQHLDLMQTQVDERGIRSVLQGCPGLRSLKWRNTINVLGQIYRDLSGNRSLTTPPSFSLHQLISDYSYRLSCLPGAVQLCRHAVQVIIDGPSHLLAKELQSLEHLVCLRFDLILLKHGPTLEHLSLGRIHNVNLQRIAHYCRQLASLSLESNHSYDHTETSTRTIQYLSKFHVIIRDRERVDVDDSVRDVPGLCLSALISSTNMKQIKIRACQTLDDDIFIEKLVGHNLETLELESCSYISMKSLWSVVERSERLSNLKVYRCQLVNYHEIATLHAVINEQHGDLAVDYYSDD
- the LOC130693408 gene encoding heat shock protein beta-1-like isoform X2, giving the protein MAGKNIIPIKLGDFSVLDSEFNSIRERFDSEMRKMEDEMTRFRSELLNREQSSLFSRSSTTSSTTSSTTNSALAAPAGDWLTGLHSPLIQEDGEEKKLKLRFDVAQYTPEEIVVKTVDNKLLVHAKHEEKSETKSVYREYNREFLLPKGTNPELIRSSLSKDGVLTIEAPLPAIAAGEKMIPIAQH
- the LOC130693408 gene encoding heat shock protein beta-1-like isoform X1 yields the protein MAGKNIIPIKLGDFSVLDSEFNSIRERFDSEMRKMEDEMTRFRSELLNREQSSLFSRSSTTSSTTSSTTNSSMMPGVHMSEARKWIGDVKEQMSSLSSTSSSHMHSALAAPAGDWLTGLHSPLIQEDGEEKKLKLRFDVAQYTPEEIVVKTVDNKLLVHAKHEEKSETKSVYREYNREFLLPKGTNPELIRSSLSKDGVLTIEAPLPAIAAGEKMIPIAQH